The following are from one region of the Sphingomonas oryzagri genome:
- a CDS encoding phage head completion protein, with product MSGELAGALTQRVSILRRSADRDDLGGASGEWEVVAATWAALEPIAAASWGAGDRPSATPRWRAVLRAGVDAAPGDRLQWRLLLLTVRAGEAAPATPDRIMLTLEEDR from the coding sequence ATGAGCGGCGAGCTGGCCGGCGCGCTGACCCAGCGCGTCTCGATCCTGCGGCGCTCGGCCGACCGCGATGATCTCGGCGGGGCGAGCGGCGAGTGGGAGGTCGTGGCCGCCACCTGGGCTGCGCTGGAGCCGATCGCGGCCGCGAGTTGGGGGGCGGGCGACCGGCCCTCCGCCACGCCACGCTGGCGGGCGGTGCTGCGCGCGGGCGTCGATGCCGCGCCCGGCGACCGTCTGCAATGGCGTCTGCTGCTGCTCACCGTCCGCGCGGGCGAGGCCGCTCCCGCGACGCCCGACCGCATCATGCTGACACTGGAGGAGGATCGATGA
- a CDS encoding DUF6127 family protein, whose amino-acid sequence MIAETETALLARLVEQGRSEGADLLTLRALAEEASEAGAARALERLGLADPSARADLDELRELLSAWRDAKRTARDAVVAWVVRIVLALVMLGMAVKLGLVPLVRQ is encoded by the coding sequence ATGATCGCCGAGACCGAAACCGCTTTGCTCGCGCGCTTGGTCGAGCAGGGGCGGAGCGAGGGCGCCGACCTGCTGACGCTGCGCGCGCTCGCCGAGGAGGCGAGCGAGGCGGGGGCGGCGCGGGCGTTGGAGCGGCTCGGCCTCGCCGATCCCTCTGCGCGCGCCGATCTCGACGAGCTGCGCGAGCTGCTCTCCGCCTGGCGCGACGCCAAGCGCACCGCGCGCGACGCCGTGGTGGCGTGGGTGGTGCGGATCGTGCTGGCGCTCGTCATGCTCGGCATGGCGGTGAAGCTCGGCCTCGTGCCGCTGGTGCGGCAATGA
- a CDS encoding head-tail connector protein, with protein MGAPAQAVADAKAYLRIDGTDEDALLATLAGAAIGLCERFTGLTLLSAARTDMVAACSPEWQRLPATPVSAIASVASLDPLGVASVLPVEAYAIDIDAAGDGWVRLTGPIAASRLQVGYTAGIAADWPSLAEPLRQGVIRLVAHLYAHRDAVDDAGPPAAVTALWRPYRRMRLA; from the coding sequence ATGGGCGCGCCCGCGCAGGCGGTGGCCGACGCCAAGGCCTATCTCCGGATCGACGGCACGGACGAGGACGCGCTGCTGGCGACGCTGGCCGGCGCCGCGATCGGGCTGTGCGAGCGCTTCACCGGCCTGACTTTGCTCTCCGCCGCGCGGACCGACATGGTGGCCGCGTGCAGCCCCGAATGGCAGCGGCTCCCCGCCACGCCGGTGAGCGCGATCGCCTCGGTCGCCTCGCTCGATCCGCTGGGCGTCGCGAGCGTGTTGCCGGTCGAAGCCTATGCGATCGACATCGATGCGGCGGGCGACGGCTGGGTGCGGCTGACCGGGCCGATCGCCGCCAGCCGCCTGCAGGTCGGCTACACCGCCGGTATCGCCGCCGACTGGCCGTCGCTGGCCGAACCGCTGCGGCAGGGGGTGATCCGCCTCGTCGCGCATCTTTACGCCCATCGCGACGCGGTGGACGATGCCGGGCCGCCCGCTGCCGTCACGGCCTTGTGGCGCCCGTATCGCCGGATGCGGCTGGCATGA
- a CDS encoding phage fiber-tail adaptor protein has translation MLTKCVDATLDYAVEWPRARLLGVPIEESAWTCRPEGLTIEPREAAPGIVAVRISGGARGVAYRLTNRVTLADDRTLARSLDLEAA, from the coding sequence ATGCTGACCAAGTGCGTGGACGCCACGCTCGATTATGCCGTGGAGTGGCCGCGCGCGCGGCTGCTCGGCGTGCCGATCGAGGAGAGCGCCTGGACCTGCCGCCCCGAGGGGCTGACCATCGAGCCGCGCGAGGCCGCGCCCGGCATCGTCGCGGTGCGGATCTCGGGCGGTGCGCGGGGCGTCGCCTACCGCCTCACCAACCGCGTGACGCTGGCCGACGACCGGACGCTCGCGCGCAGCCTCGATCTGGAGGCGGCGTGA
- a CDS encoding HK97 family phage prohead protease, whose product MSLRFAGYAALFDTIDRGGDLIRKGAFARAVASGRSVPLLWQHRPERLIGRIESIAEDQRGLRVIGRLTPDAGNEAAALLRDGAVGGLSFGYRVRAKEARHHGRTLTDLDLVEVSLVTFPMQPGARVHAVHEEDKYV is encoded by the coding sequence ATGAGCCTGCGCTTCGCCGGTTACGCCGCCTTGTTCGACACGATCGATCGCGGCGGGGATCTGATCCGCAAGGGGGCCTTCGCCCGCGCCGTCGCATCCGGGCGGAGCGTGCCCCTGCTCTGGCAGCACCGCCCCGAACGCCTGATCGGCCGCATCGAGAGCATCGCCGAGGATCAGCGCGGGCTGCGCGTGATCGGGCGGCTCACTCCCGATGCGGGGAACGAGGCGGCCGCCCTGCTCCGCGACGGGGCGGTGGGCGGCCTGAGCTTCGGATACCGGGTGCGCGCCAAGGAGGCGCGCCACCATGGTCGCACGCTCACCGATCTCGATCTGGTCGAGGTCTCGCTGGTGACCTTCCCGATGCAGCCCGGCGCGCGGGTTCATGCCGTCCATGAGGAGGACAAATATGTCTGA
- a CDS encoding DNA-packaging protein gives MKAEAPDAAAVAALDDADRAALIGVLAEEDAIAMLADWRFWARPSQLPPPGDWRIWLVMAGRGFGKTRAGAEWVRGIAEADPQARIALVGATTADVRRVMIEGESGLLGIAPAGWRPRWEPSLGRLRWPNGAEARLFSASEPEALRGPQHSHAWCDEIAKWANGQETWDNLMLGLRLGSLPRVMATTTPRPVPLLRGLIGRDDVVVTGGRTRDNRQHLPPGFIAAVTADYAGTRLGRQELDGELIEEIEGAIWPRALIERCRVREAPEMARVVLGVDPPAGAGAGSDACGIVVAALGRDGIGYVIEDASVQGLAPEGWAAAVVSAARRHGADRVIAEANNGGAMVESVLRAGDAGLPVRLVHASRGKAARAEPVSVLYERGQVRHIGAFPALEDELAGFALDGRYEGPGRSPDRADALVWALTALLLERRGQPAVRVV, from the coding sequence ATGAAGGCTGAGGCCCCGGACGCCGCCGCCGTCGCCGCGCTGGACGATGCGGACCGGGCCGCGCTGATCGGCGTTCTCGCCGAAGAAGATGCGATCGCCATGCTGGCGGACTGGCGTTTCTGGGCGCGACCCTCGCAATTGCCGCCGCCCGGCGACTGGCGGATCTGGCTGGTGATGGCGGGGCGCGGTTTCGGCAAGACGCGCGCCGGCGCGGAGTGGGTGCGCGGTATCGCCGAGGCCGATCCGCAGGCCCGGATCGCGCTGGTCGGGGCGACGACCGCCGATGTGCGCCGCGTGATGATCGAGGGCGAGAGCGGGTTGCTCGGCATCGCGCCTGCGGGATGGCGTCCGCGCTGGGAACCGTCGCTGGGGCGATTGCGCTGGCCGAACGGCGCCGAGGCGCGGCTCTTTTCGGCGAGTGAGCCGGAGGCGCTGCGTGGGCCGCAGCATAGCCACGCCTGGTGTGACGAGATCGCCAAATGGGCGAACGGGCAGGAGACGTGGGACAATCTGATGCTGGGCCTGCGCCTTGGAAGTCTGCCGCGCGTGATGGCCACGACGACGCCGCGCCCGGTCCCTCTGTTGCGCGGGCTGATCGGTCGCGATGATGTGGTGGTGACGGGTGGACGGACGCGCGACAACCGGCAGCATCTCCCGCCCGGCTTTATTGCCGCCGTGACCGCCGATTACGCGGGCACCCGGCTCGGCCGGCAGGAGCTGGACGGCGAGCTGATCGAGGAGATCGAGGGGGCGATCTGGCCCCGCGCGCTGATCGAGCGATGCCGGGTGCGTGAGGCGCCGGAAATGGCGCGCGTCGTCCTGGGAGTCGATCCGCCGGCGGGCGCCGGGGCGGGATCGGATGCGTGCGGGATCGTCGTCGCGGCGCTGGGTCGCGATGGCATCGGCTATGTGATCGAGGATGCCAGCGTGCAGGGCCTCGCGCCCGAGGGCTGGGCGGCGGCGGTCGTGTCGGCGGCGCGGCGGCACGGAGCGGACCGGGTGATCGCCGAGGCGAACAATGGCGGCGCGATGGTGGAAAGCGTGCTGCGCGCCGGTGACGCCGGCCTGCCGGTGCGGCTGGTTCACGCCTCGCGCGGCAAGGCGGCGCGGGCCGAGCCGGTGTCGGTGCTCTACGAGCGCGGGCAGGTCCGGCACATCGGCGCCTTCCCGGCGCTGGAGGACGAACTCGCCGGCTTCGCGCTGGACGGTCGCTACGAAGGGCCAGGTCGCTCGCCCGATCGCGCCGATGCTTTGGTCTGGGCGCTGACCGCCCTGCTGCTGGAGCGGCGCGGGCAGCCGGCGGTGCGGGTGGTGTGA
- a CDS encoding DUF3168 domain-containing protein — MSTAAQALQRALVATLRASGLAVTGIHDGPPADAVCPYVAISDGSTTDWSHKTGRGREHRLSIAIWDDGLSPARLHALMAEAEDVIEAMPRDLEGHRIASLAFLRGRIVRDPDGPWAGRLDYRVRTLEIPPP; from the coding sequence ATGAGCACCGCGGCGCAAGCGCTCCAGCGCGCGCTGGTCGCGACGCTCCGCGCGTCGGGGCTGGCGGTGACCGGCATCCATGACGGCCCGCCCGCCGATGCCGTCTGCCCCTATGTCGCGATCTCCGACGGATCGACCACCGACTGGAGCCACAAGACCGGCCGGGGGCGCGAGCACCGCCTGTCGATCGCGATCTGGGACGACGGCCTCTCGCCCGCGCGCCTCCACGCGCTGATGGCCGAGGCCGAGGATGTGATCGAGGCGATGCCGCGCGATCTCGAAGGCCACCGCATCGCCAGTCTTGCCTTCCTGCGCGGCCGCATCGTCCGCGACCCCGACGGGCCGTGGGCGGGCCGCCTCGATTACCGCGTCCGCACGCTGGAAATCCCCCCTCCCTGA
- a CDS encoding phage portal protein, with product MRLFNFRPARASARPALTRAFGSVPAPHGDWPSGYEAQVRAAYLANAVAQRAVRIVAEGAGSITIDVTPDDHPAAALLSGSLVETIATHLLLHGNAYVQIVGDADGVPAMLFPLRPERVSVEPDASGWPAAYVYRAAGQTLRVPVRTADGRPGLVHVRATHPLDDHYGLGSLGAASGPVAIHNAATRWNKALLDNAARPSGALVYEPGEPGATLTADQLDRLRAEMEASFAGSGNAGRPMLLEGGLKWQALSLTPVDMDFINLKAAAAREIALAFGVPPMLLGLPGDNTYANYSEANRALWRLTILPLANKIVAALADALGAWWPDLRLAIDLDSIPALAGDRAALWAQLADADFLSDDEKRQMLGFAPRGVAP from the coding sequence ATGCGCTTGTTCAATTTCAGGCCCGCGCGGGCATCCGCGCGGCCGGCGCTGACGCGCGCCTTCGGTTCGGTACCAGCGCCGCATGGCGACTGGCCGTCGGGCTACGAGGCGCAGGTGCGCGCCGCCTATCTCGCCAACGCCGTCGCGCAGCGCGCGGTGCGGATCGTGGCGGAAGGAGCGGGGAGCATCACCATCGATGTGACGCCGGACGACCATCCGGCGGCGGCGCTGCTGTCGGGCAGCCTCGTCGAGACGATCGCGACGCACCTGCTCCTGCATGGCAACGCCTATGTGCAGATCGTCGGCGATGCGGACGGAGTGCCGGCGATGCTCTTCCCGCTCCGCCCCGAGCGGGTGAGCGTGGAGCCGGATGCAAGCGGCTGGCCCGCCGCCTATGTCTACCGCGCAGCCGGGCAGACATTGCGCGTGCCGGTGCGCACGGCGGACGGGCGGCCGGGTCTGGTTCATGTGCGCGCCACCCACCCGCTCGACGATCATTACGGGCTGGGGAGTCTCGGCGCGGCATCCGGGCCGGTGGCGATCCACAATGCCGCGACGCGCTGGAACAAGGCGCTGCTCGACAATGCCGCGCGGCCCTCGGGCGCGCTGGTATACGAGCCGGGGGAGCCGGGCGCGACGCTTACGGCGGACCAGCTCGACCGGTTGCGCGCCGAGATGGAGGCGAGTTTCGCAGGCTCCGGCAATGCCGGGCGCCCCATGCTGCTGGAGGGTGGCCTGAAATGGCAGGCGCTGAGCCTGACGCCCGTCGACATGGACTTCATCAACCTGAAGGCCGCCGCCGCGCGGGAGATCGCGCTCGCCTTCGGGGTGCCGCCGATGCTGCTCGGCCTTCCCGGCGACAACACCTACGCCAATTATTCGGAGGCCAACCGCGCGCTGTGGCGGCTGACCATCCTGCCGCTCGCCAACAAGATCGTCGCGGCGCTGGCCGATGCGCTCGGGGCGTGGTGGCCGGACCTTAGGCTGGCGATCGACCTCGACTCGATCCCGGCTTTGGCCGGCGACCGCGCGGCGCTCTGGGCGCAGCTCGCCGACGCCGATTTCCTGAGCGACGACGAGAAGCGCCAGATGCTGGGCTTCGCGCCAAGGGGGGTGGCGCCATGA